The Bacteroidales bacterium DNA segment TAGGTGTTAAAGTTGTGAAAATCACGACCGGCGGCACCAATAATAATTACATTTTTCTTTGCCATTTGTGTTATACTTTAAATTATTAAAATGTTTTTGTGAACGGAAACAAAATTAAAATATTTGAGCAATAAAACAAATGATGCTGTTCTTTAACATTGTTTTTATGAATAAAAAAAGACTGTCCTAAAAAGACAGTCTTTAAATTTTGTTCATATAAATTCTTATTTAATGCCGCATTTTTTTGCAATATCAGCAGGTACGGCATCTTTATGTATCATAATCGCAATTGTTTTAACTTTCACATAGTCTTTTGACATAAACAGATAGCCTCCGTAATCATTATAATTTCCCCAAGAGTTTTTAGTAATATAATACAATCGTCCGTCTTTATCTTTTGCAGTTCCTGTTATGTGCATTAAATGATCATCAGTAGTTTTATAATTTTCAAAAGTAATTTGTCTGTATCTTTGAAAACCTTCGTCTTGAACTTTTTTAATATCTTTCTCCGATAAGTCAGCTTTTCCGGTTTCGTTATCAAAACCGTCTTCTGATACGTCTCCGTCCCAATCTACCGAATAACCTTTTTCAATAGCATAATCCATAATCTGCATTAATTCATCAATGGTAACATTGTAGTATCTGTCATGCGACCAATTATCCGGAATTTCCAAATCAAACTCTTCATAATACGGATGATGAGAATATGAAGTAAATTCAATATAATCTTCAATTTTAAATCCTATTTCGGATTCATTAAAAGATTTAGGGTTGTATTCTTTATCTCCTACTTTGAAATTTACGGGAACTGCACCCATATAACTGTCTAACACGCCTTTAAATGCCATGTACCAGGCTGCACCCAAAACTTTTTCATTTTTTGCTGCATTTATAACAATTGATTCTAAGTTTTTAACCATATCAACATGATAATGGTAGGGCAAATCATATTCTCGTCCTAAATATGCAGACTCGGGAACTAATCCGTAATTTTTAATAACATTTAACACATCATGTGCCTGACCGCCTTCCGAAAAATTAGCTTTTCCGTGAAATTTGGTGTAATCTTCGGCTTTATTAAGATAAGCATAGTAAACAAAATACATTTCGGAAAGATTGTATTCCTTTTTTCCCATTCTTAATGCTTCCGTTTCAATAAAAGAAGTTGTTGCATAAGACCAGCAGGTGCCTGTACCCTGCTGATTATCAACAGGTGATGTTTTAATTTGTTTAATTATCGTAAAATCAGGATGTTTTTGGGAATATACATTAGTTAAACTGAAAATTCCGGCAATAAGTAAGATTAGTGTTTGTTTCATTTTTATTATTTTTCTTTAATAATTTCTCCGATTAGTGTAGCCGAAGTGCAAGATAATACTTTTGCATTAATATAATCTCCGATTTTTGATTTTCCTTTAGGAAAAACAATTACTTTATTTTGAGAGTTTCTTCCGAAGTAAAATTCTTCAGATTTTTTTGAAACTCCTTCAACCAATACCTCAAAGATTTTGCCAATATCTCTTTTGTTGCTTTCTAATGATAAATTACGTTGTAATTCAATAACTTCGCTCAATCTTCTTTTCTTTGTTTCTTCACCAACATCATCTTTATAATTTCTTGCTGCATAGGTATTGGGTCTCTCAGAATATTTAAACATATATGCAAAATCATAAGCAACTTCTTTCATTAGTTTTAATGTATCTTGATGGTCTTCTTCGGTTTCGCCGCAATAACCGGAAATCATATCGGTTGAAATTGCACAATCGGGAATAATTTTGCGGATTGCTTCAATTCTGTTTAAATACCATTCGCGAGTATATCCTCTTTTCATCTTTTCAAGCATATTGTTGCTTCCGGATTGAACAGGCAAGTGTATATATTTACAAATATTTTTGTGTTCTGACATTGTTTTAATAACCTCATCATTAAAATCTTGCGGATATGAAGTTGCAAATCTTATTCTTATATCGGAATCAACTTCTGCCGTCATTTTCAGCAAAGCTGCAAAATTAACTTCTCCTTTATTCCAGTTGTATTTATCAACATTTTGCCCGAGCAAAGTAACTTCTTTATATCCTTCAAAAATAACTTGCTTTAATTCTTTTAAAATATCTTTCGGGGCTCTGCTTCTCTCCCGCCCTCTTGTAAACGGAACGACACAGAAAGCACACATATTGTCGCAACCTCTTGTTATTGAAATAAATGCAGACACTCTGTTTTTGTCTCGTCTTACAGGGCTTATTTCGGCATAAGTTTCTTCTCTTGAAAGAAGAACGTTAATTGCTTTGCTGCCGGTTTCAACTTCTTTAATTAAATTAGGCAAGTTTCTGTATGCATCAGGTCCGGCAACAATATCAAGTATTTGCTCTTCCTGCACCAATTTTTCTTTCAAACGCTCAGCCATACAACCTAAGATACCGACTATTAAACCCGGTTTTTTTTTCTTTAAAGAATTTAATGCAATTAATCTGTTTCTTATTTTTTTTTCGGCATTATCTCTTACTGCACATGTATTAATAAAAATAATATCTGCGTCTTTTTCATCATCAGTTATTGCAAAACCGTTATCAATCATAATTGAAACAACCAATTCGCTGTCGGCAACATTCATCTGGCATCCGTAGGTTTCAATATATAATTTGCCGGCATCTCCTTTTAAGTTTGCCTGTTTTAACCTTTGTTCTGATGTTTTATAATTCTTTAAATTAACAATCTCCATCCGTTTATATTATCTTTCATATTTTTGAATTGCCAAAAATAAAAAATCTTATCACTATTCTATATAATAATATTAATATTTTGACAATTATGTTAAATGTTATTATATGTTAAAGGAAATTAATTGTTGTTTTTGTTAAATAATAATAGCAACTTTGCGGGCTTATTTTCAGAGATTAATGAATATGAAATATATCAATACAGTTATTACGGGAACCGGAAGTTATATACCGAAAGTCGTAAAAAAGAATAAAGATTTTGTTAATCAAGATTTTTACGATGAAAAACAAGAGAAAATAATTGCCCCCGGTAAATTAATTACCAAAAAAGTAAACGAAATTACCGGTATCGAAGAAAGGCGTTATGTTAAAGAAGATCAAATAAATTCTGACATTGCAAGTTTAGCGGCACAAAAAGCGATTGATGATGCAGGAATTGATAAAGAGACTATCGATCAAATTATATTAGCTCAAAATTACGGAGATTTGCACCACGGCTCAGTTCAACCTGATACTGTACCGAGCATTGCCTCACGTGTAAAATATAATATCGGAATTAATAATCCTTCGTGTGTTGCTTATGATATCTTATTTGGATGTCCGGGGTGGATACAAGGAATAATACAGGCTCACGCATTTATTAAAGCAAAAATCGGAAAACGTTTTTTAGTAATCGGTTCGGAAACATTATCAAGAGTTTCTGATAAATATGACAGGGATTCAATGATTTATGCTGACGGTGCAGGTGCTGTTATAATCGAAGCTGTCGAAAGCAATGAGAAAGCGGGCTTATTATCTTTTTCAATGCAATCAGATACAATAAAAGAGGTATATTATTTATTCGGGGGGAAATCAAATAACCCTAATATTGACCAAAGTGATAAATACATTAAAATGCACGGACGAAAGATATATGAATACGCATTATCCAATGTTCCGCAAGCTATGAAAAAATCTTTTGACGAAACAGGGTATGAATTATCTGATTTAAAAAAAATATTAATTCATCAAGCAAATGAAAAAATGGATTTGGCTATAGTAGAACGGTTTTATCATTTATATAAAAAGAAAAATGAAATGCCGAAAGATATAATGCCTATGAGTATAACTAACTTAGGAAATAGTTCAGTTGCAACAATTCCTACATTATACAACAGTATTTTAAAAAACAAATATCCGAAACATAGTATTAACAAAGGAGATATTTTATTATTTGCATCAGTCGGTGCCGGAATGAATATTAATTCATTCGTTTATAAGCAATAATTTTAAACCCTGAGTTCGATATAAGATTTATCTTGCGTTTAATCGGATTCATTTGTTCTTCCGGCATTTGCCCCCCAATGCGACCATCCGGTAATTTTTTTATTACCTGTATTAATCGCATGTAATTTACCGTTTGCCGAAGTTACGAATATCCAGCCTTTATCTGCAACAGGCTGATAACGAATAGGTTCTTTAATATCGTAAGTTTCTATTTCTTTGCCTGTGTTTTTATCCGAAATGATAACTTTCCCCGAATAAGTTGCAATAATTATATAATCAGAAACCGACAAAGGAGGTGTTCCCATAAAACCTCCGGATTTAGTCATATCTCCCGAAATTTCATGTTCCCAAATAACTTTTCCTGTTCTTGAATCAGTACAAATTAATACATCTCCCATTGTATTGTAGTTTTTTCCGTCTCGGTTTAAAGTTCTTGAACCTTGAAAAGATTGCAAAGATGAAACATTTGATTGTCCGACATTCTCATTTGCAGCATACCAACCTGAGTTAGAAGGAGCACCGCCTGCAAATCCGTTTCCTGCATCATCGGCAACAGAAGCAGTTTTTAACTCGGTTCTTTCTTGAACTGTTTTATCTAAATATGGTGCATATTTTTTATGATGTTCTTTTAATGAATTTTCTTTTTCAAAATTAAACGAAACAATACCTTCGCTGACATTTTCTCCTTCCGAATCGGAACGTTTGCTTATAAAAATATTTCCGTCAACAATCATAGGTGCAGATGTTGCTCGCATTGCTTTTACAGAAATAATTTCGCCTGTTTTTTGATTAAACTTAAATAATGTTCCCGGAAAGGTTGTAACATAAACAAATTCGTCTTTTGCAACCGGTGCAGACATAACATCACCGTCAATTCTGTTTTGCCAAATAATTTCGCCTGTATGTAAGTCGAAAGCTACAAAAACATGGGAGGTATTTATTGAAATTGTTGTATCGTTTATTAGTTGCGAGTTGCCGGTAGTAATAATCTCGTTTTTTTGATTAAAGTTTATACCTTGACTTTGAATGTTTAATTTTGCATTCATACCGGAAGGGTATGCCGAAAAAACTATATTGCCTGCAATTGTCGGCATTGACATTAAAGGATCTCCCATCCACCAAGACCAAATTTGCTCACCTGTTTTTATATTACACGCAAAAATTGTGCATGATTCTGTATTAAAAACAATTATGCTGTCTCTTATTGCAGGAGAAGACGGTCCGTCATCATCTAAGTTAACAGCCCAAATATTTTGACCGCTTTTTGCATCAAATGCATAATATTGTTTACTTCCGAAACCTCCGCTTACATACACAACGCCGTTTTTAACAGCCGGTGTCGGAATATTTGTATTTTTTCCGAGATTTATTACATAACCGTAATCTGTTTTTTTCAAATAATTACTAATTTGTGTTGCACTTACATGTCCGGGTCTGAATGAATTACTCGGCTTATATTTTTTATCAGAATTAAGTTTTATATATTGCTCGGTAACATCAATTATTAAAGAGTCAATACTGTCATTATGAACTTTAATTATAACTTCATCTTCCGTAATTTTGGCTTCAACAGGTTTAGAAATAAATGATAAAAAATAAATCAAAGCAATTATCAATACAGAAGGGAAAGCAAATTTTATTGTTTTCATAGTATTTTAATTATAGGTACACAAATAAGATGAAAACAGACATCTGTTTCCATATAAAATGAAAGTATTTTTTTCTTTGAATAAATAAACAGGGGTTTAGTTCAAGGGAATGCTGAAATAAAATTCAGAGCCTTTATTTACATCTGATTTTATCCATATTTTTCCGCCTAACAGGTTTACGATATTTTTTGAAATTGAAAGCCCGAGACCGGCGCCTCGATATAATTTTTCTCCTTCATTTTCTAATTTAGTAAACCTGCTGAAAATTTGTTTTTGTTGCTTTTCGGTCATCCCTATTCCTGTATCTTTTACTTTAAAAACCAAAAATTGTTTTTCGTCAATCAGTTCTTCTGTAAAAGAGACTTCAATAAAGCCTTTTTCGGTAAACTTTAAAGCATTGTCAATTAAATTAATTAATACTTGCTTTAATCTTACTTTATCTGTATATAAATTAAGTTCCTTGTTTTTATTTTTAATAAAGTTAAGATTTACATTACCGCTAAGCTCAGCCGTTTGTTTTTTATCGTATATTTCAATTAACTCGTCAAAAACATCATCAATGCAACATTTTCCTTTATTAATTTCTAACTGCCCCGCTTCAATTTTTGAAACATCAATTATATCATTAATTAGTCGAAAAAGACTGTCTCCGCTTTTAATAATATATGATGTCAGTTCTTTTCTTTTTTCTTTATCTAAATCTTTTTTATTCAGCAAATTTGAAAATCCCAAAATTGCATTCATAGGGGTTCTGATTTCATGAGACATGTTTGCGAGAAAGGAAGATTTTAATTTATCTGCTTTTTCTGCTCTTTCTTTTGCAACTACAAGTTCTGAATTTTGTCGTTTATATTCTTTATTCAGTATTAAATATTCTGTGTTTTGGCTTTTAAGTTCTTTTGTAAGTCTTTTATTCTTTTTAAATGAAGCGGAGAACCTTTCGGCAATATTTAAAGATTGAAAAATAATATATGCAGCAAAGCCGTATATCCCGAAATATCCGGTCTGCAAGTAGCCAAGTGCAAATAAATTATCATTCATGTTTGCAATAAATAACAATATCATTCCTATAAATGCCCATATTGCACCTTGCCGTTTATGAATAATTGCTCTCGGTAAAGAGTAAAAAATAAAATATACAGATACAATGAAAATGAATATTATTTTCATCATAATATGTTTCCGCACCCAACTTATATCAAAAAACAAGCTGGATATCAATAAAAATCCGGAAAATATTAGAATGAGAATTAACAGCCGTTTATTAACCTCTTTTTTAAACAGCACATAAAAAAACAAAGAAATAAGAGCCGGATAAAGTGAAATTACAAGGTGAAATAATCTGGTAATTGTATTAAACCCGGGATTAACAATATTCTTGAGCATTGTATCATTACCGACAATTCCGAGAATAACTACTAATAATGCAAGAATTGAAAAAATTATGTTTGAATAATCTGTCCTTCGATATAAAAACAGAATAAAATGGTAAATTCCTATAATGAAAATAATGCTTATAACGGAAATTATAATAATAAGTTCAATAATTTTCAGAGAAAATAGTGTTTCAACTTCACCTATACGAACAGGGTTTATAATTCCGGCTCTTCTGTCGTTAAAATTTGAAGCTTGTATAATTAATTCATTTTCTTTTTTAAGGTAAAGAGGAATAGTCAACAGTAATTCTAAATCAGGTTTATACTCTGATTTTGTTTTTGCAATTTTTCCGACTTCATTCAGCAATTTACCGTTTAACCAAACTTTACAGGCAGTAAAAATTCTTTGGTTTGCAATAACAACCGGAGTTATTGTATCTTTTGCAAGAATAATTAAGCGATAAGTTGCATAGGCATTTTCCGAATATTTATTTCCTGATTGCTTTGTCCATGATTTAGGGACATGTATAAATTCTTTTTTAAGTAAATTGCTTTTGTTTTTAAAGTCATCCGGACTAAATAATTCTCTGTAATAAAATTCCCATTCTCCGTTAAGTTGTATTATTCCGTCGGTTTTAAAGTTATGCTCAGTTATATCAATTATTCCTTTTTCGGCAATATAATCTTTACTTTTTTTTGTATTACAAGAAAACAATAAAATACCGGCAAGTATAAATATATAAGTTTTATATTTTTTAAGTAATTTCATTAAAAAAACTTAAACTTTTTGAAGCAATATTCTTCAAATATAAGAAAAAAGTTCTTTTATCATTAAATAATTTTTAATTATTTAATGATAAACCTCAACCTGAAATAAAAAAAGCTGCTCATAAAAAGAGCAGCTTAATTGTGTAGTTTTTTTCAATTAATAATGTTGAAGGTAAAATGAACTTTAAGGTTTAGGTTAATAATTCAAAACTCATTTCTTTATAGATGTTTTTATAATATAATTTCCATACTTTTTAAAAACTTTTTTAAATACCGTCTGCTTTTTCGGCAAATTTTTCATAATTTACCAACCATGCTGCTGCATTTTTCACATATCTTCCTGTTCCTGCATGATCCCACGAAATGTATAAGCGAGTAAAACCGCCGTCAAGAATTAATCTTTTTCCGTCTTTCTCGTAAGTTGCTGTTACTAAGTTGCTTTCATGTCCATATATTAACGGCTGTAAAACTTGTTGTTTGTCTTGTAAAGTTGCAATAGTTATACCTTCATAAACATATTCCAAA contains these protein-coding regions:
- a CDS encoding C1 family peptidase; this translates as MKQTLILLIAGIFSLTNVYSQKHPDFTIIKQIKTSPVDNQQGTGTCWSYATTSFIETEALRMGKKEYNLSEMYFVYYAYLNKAEDYTKFHGKANFSEGGQAHDVLNVIKNYGLVPESAYLGREYDLPYHYHVDMVKNLESIVINAAKNEKVLGAAWYMAFKGVLDSYMGAVPVNFKVGDKEYNPKSFNESEIGFKIEDYIEFTSYSHHPYYEEFDLEIPDNWSHDRYYNVTIDELMQIMDYAIEKGYSVDWDGDVSEDGFDNETGKADLSEKDIKKVQDEGFQRYRQITFENYKTTDDHLMHITGTAKDKDGRLYYITKNSWGNYNDYGGYLFMSKDYVKVKTIAIMIHKDAVPADIAKKCGIK
- the miaB gene encoding tRNA (N6-isopentenyl adenosine(37)-C2)-methylthiotransferase MiaB, translating into MEIVNLKNYKTSEQRLKQANLKGDAGKLYIETYGCQMNVADSELVVSIMIDNGFAITDDEKDADIIFINTCAVRDNAEKKIRNRLIALNSLKKKKPGLIVGILGCMAERLKEKLVQEEQILDIVAGPDAYRNLPNLIKEVETGSKAINVLLSREETYAEISPVRRDKNRVSAFISITRGCDNMCAFCVVPFTRGRERSRAPKDILKELKQVIFEGYKEVTLLGQNVDKYNWNKGEVNFAALLKMTAEVDSDIRIRFATSYPQDFNDEVIKTMSEHKNICKYIHLPVQSGSNNMLEKMKRGYTREWYLNRIEAIRKIIPDCAISTDMISGYCGETEEDHQDTLKLMKEVAYDFAYMFKYSERPNTYAARNYKDDVGEETKKRRLSEVIELQRNLSLESNKRDIGKIFEVLVEGVSKKSEEFYFGRNSQNKVIVFPKGKSKIGDYINAKVLSCTSATLIGEIIKEK
- a CDS encoding 3-oxoacyl-ACP synthase III family protein, whose translation is MKYINTVITGTGSYIPKVVKKNKDFVNQDFYDEKQEKIIAPGKLITKKVNEITGIEERRYVKEDQINSDIASLAAQKAIDDAGIDKETIDQIILAQNYGDLHHGSVQPDTVPSIASRVKYNIGINNPSCVAYDILFGCPGWIQGIIQAHAFIKAKIGKRFLVIGSETLSRVSDKYDRDSMIYADGAGAVIIEAVESNEKAGLLSFSMQSDTIKEVYYLFGGKSNNPNIDQSDKYIKMHGRKIYEYALSNVPQAMKKSFDETGYELSDLKKILIHQANEKMDLAIVERFYHLYKKKNEMPKDIMPMSITNLGNSSVATIPTLYNSILKNKYPKHSINKGDILLFASVGAGMNINSFVYKQ
- a CDS encoding PQQ-binding-like beta-propeller repeat protein; the protein is MKTIKFAFPSVLIIALIYFLSFISKPVEAKITEDEVIIKVHNDSIDSLIIDVTEQYIKLNSDKKYKPSNSFRPGHVSATQISNYLKKTDYGYVINLGKNTNIPTPAVKNGVVYVSGGFGSKQYYAFDAKSGQNIWAVNLDDDGPSSPAIRDSIIVFNTESCTIFACNIKTGEQIWSWWMGDPLMSMPTIAGNIVFSAYPSGMNAKLNIQSQGINFNQKNEIITTGNSQLINDTTISINTSHVFVAFDLHTGEIIWQNRIDGDVMSAPVAKDEFVYVTTFPGTLFKFNQKTGEIISVKAMRATSAPMIVDGNIFISKRSDSEGENVSEGIVSFNFEKENSLKEHHKKYAPYLDKTVQERTELKTASVADDAGNGFAGGAPSNSGWYAANENVGQSNVSSLQSFQGSRTLNRDGKNYNTMGDVLICTDSRTGKVIWEHEISGDMTKSGGFMGTPPLSVSDYIIIATYSGKVIISDKNTGKEIETYDIKEPIRYQPVADKGWIFVTSANGKLHAINTGNKKITGWSHWGANAGRTNESD
- a CDS encoding ATP-binding protein; this translates as MKLLKKYKTYIFILAGILLFSCNTKKSKDYIAEKGIIDITEHNFKTDGIIQLNGEWEFYYRELFSPDDFKNKSNLLKKEFIHVPKSWTKQSGNKYSENAYATYRLIILAKDTITPVVIANQRIFTACKVWLNGKLLNEVGKIAKTKSEYKPDLELLLTIPLYLKKENELIIQASNFNDRRAGIINPVRIGEVETLFSLKIIELIIIISVISIIFIIGIYHFILFLYRRTDYSNIIFSILALLVVILGIVGNDTMLKNIVNPGFNTITRLFHLVISLYPALISLFFYVLFKKEVNKRLLILILIFSGFLLISSLFFDISWVRKHIMMKIIFIFIVSVYFIFYSLPRAIIHKRQGAIWAFIGMILLFIANMNDNLFALGYLQTGYFGIYGFAAYIIFQSLNIAERFSASFKKNKRLTKELKSQNTEYLILNKEYKRQNSELVVAKERAEKADKLKSSFLANMSHEIRTPMNAILGFSNLLNKKDLDKEKRKELTSYIIKSGDSLFRLINDIIDVSKIEAGQLEINKGKCCIDDVFDELIEIYDKKQTAELSGNVNLNFIKNKNKELNLYTDKVRLKQVLINLIDNALKFTEKGFIEVSFTEELIDEKQFLVFKVKDTGIGMTEKQQKQIFSRFTKLENEGEKLYRGAGLGLSISKNIVNLLGGKIWIKSDVNKGSEFYFSIPLN